The Danio aesculapii chromosome 22, fDanAes4.1, whole genome shotgun sequence genomic sequence TCCTCTGCAGCTCATGGTTGTGTGCGCTGCACGCCGCcatcctacaaaaaaaaaaaaaaaacagatttcccGTAAGAACCGAGTAAGTAATCAAATCCACTCTCAAACACAGCAGTAAACTTCCACCTGGTATTTTGCCAGGGGGGTTTTGTGTTCAGTAGCTGCAAATTTCATCAGCTCGGATTATGATTTTTGCTCCGTGATTCGACGCACGTATAGCTTCCGCTTTTGCTTCATTTGTTCAAGAACAACAGTCAATACCTGCTCTCCAGGCCGTCGATGtattctttcttcttcttcctgcTCTCCTGGGCGGACTGCTTGTTGCGGATCTTTCGGCGGATTTTCTTCAGAATCCTCTCCTCATACTTGATCATGGGAGGGAAGCAGAAACTTTAAGCTACAAAGATAAATGAGTGCACTCTACTATTACAGAGTAATTGCCAGCTGAAGGTATACCTTGGTGAGCGGGAACTGATTTGGCAGAGTCATCCCTTCCTTGGCAAGAAGTCGTTTCTCATCCTCTGTGAGAATCAGCTCCTGGTAGGACTGCTGAGACACCTTCACGGCCTGGAATGGCAAAAAGCAACAAATTCAATGAGCATGTTTGTGTGCCTGGACGGTCAGGAACCTATCGAGTTCACCTTTTTTTTGCAGTAAAGTTCACCTTTTCCCTATTCTGCCTTGTGTATTTTAACTAGCTTCACGCCTGAGTGCAAACTCACAGGCTCTGGTGTGCCAGATAGCAGCAGGTCCTTGACAGTTAGGGAGAATCCAGTGGCCGGTTGTGCCTGTGGCGTTTCAGATGCACGTTGCGTCCCTCCGGCCTGGTCTGGGAAGAAGCCAGTCTCCCAGCCATCTGCAAGCACAGATAATACTATTTATCCTCCATTGTTTGTGTTCGGAGATATTCACAAAGCTCTGGAATTGAGCATTTCTTTTGAAAGTGTACCAAAACAACGCACAATCAATAAGTGGGAGGCTAAtcatctgtgtttacactgtgaATCAATCTTGAGTCACAAGAAGGTTGGCTTTACAGATACTTCGCACTCACTGAAATCAAACGGGAAGTTGGTGTTGAGACTGTGTTGAGTCTGGGAAACGACAATGCGAGGCTCCATTGGTGGGCTTGCGTTCGGTGGAGGACTGTCGATGTGATCTGAATGAGGGTCTTCGCTGATCCCACTGTCGCTATGAGAGGGCGACCAAACCGGAGATCCAGAAACAGAATCGCTGCCACCTATAAGTGCGTTGAAGAAGTCCTCGTTACCCTGCGCGGGTATCATCATCTGGCAGACAAAAATAGAGGACTGTGAATTATGCCTTATtaaattcttcaaaacatttacaGTTGCTGAGAATTACTTATGTACGTCAATTGGGTCCTATGTTTGGACTTCAATTGTATGGGCAAAATCAACAAAGATCACTTAGTGTATATTACAGCTtatgtcttatttctagtccaaatatctaaagattcttaaatcaagaagcattttataaacaaataaaaacatattgtcttgttttaagaaataaaatgccaaaaaaaaataaaaattctgtcaatggggtaagcaaaataaacttgttttgaAAATAAGATTATTGTGCTTACCCTgttgacagattattttgctttttttatggAAAAACTCACTTTTAATTTCATTCAACCAGCCCCAGGGCCTctggtgaattgtcatcccatataAAATTGCAACGTTTAAGagctgatttctttaaaaaacagagaTCTtaactgcctggctgagatacaatataaagtgggtatcagaccaaactagaagcactgaattaaattctatttttccaCGGCATGtcttaattttaccccagtattttcaatggagtttttttGCTCTCCTGCGGCTAATGACGGTGCCTGTGTTTAAACGTTTCAtctttttttatgctttaacaaccaaatgaatgcttaagtttatttaactgattatatttgaattacattacaacattgatgctgtaaaaggaaccttatgaaattgagaATAGTCACTaaacctttcactggaagttcatcACAGGCtggaaaacactagctgtgcaaatAATTCATTTTGGTAGTTTAATTCATAAAAccagacaatatgttttgcttgtctagaaaatccttcttgatttaagaattttcagatatttggacttgaaacaagacaaaaactccttttttcCAAGCATTTTTGGAGTGTGTGAaccgttaatattaggttagatttaggttgccagcatctaaggacaatattattttgacgtccaataacgacgtcaaatgacgttgatttttggttaattttatgttgtgttgtaaagtgaccaaaatctaacggcgagccaacatcttaaatcaacgtcatattgatgtcaaatactgatcggtattcgtcaggtatggcagccaaaatccaacgtctgatagacatcatattggtaatggccacacaacgtcaagctgtaacatcattgatattttgttgtttttaggttgcattgaaaagtgaccaaaatgcaacgtctgtctgACGCTGGatattgacgtcggcctgatgttgggttctgatgttaactcgattttcatttccaaacaaaatgcaacgtccctcgACGATGTGGTGctacgtcaatctgatgtcatgatGACGTCCTATGCCTGCTGGGAAGGTAAGTAATTGATGAGTTTTTCATGTTTGACTGAATTATCCATTTTAAGGGATGTTTACACCTGGCATGGTTGGAATAAAACTAATTCTGGGGTTCATTTGAATAAGTGCCTTGATGTGCACCAAACAACACTGAAAAATTAGTCTCAAATGAACTCTAGTATGATTCAACTGCAATATGAAGGCATCACAGACCAAGGACATCTAACTGAACCAAAAACAGGAAATTTTGTCAGAAGATACAACCATAAAATGACAGATTGAGACACAACTAacttaaatacacacatacaaaaagtGCTTAACCAGTccaatctcacaagaaaacgtaattattttacgtattgtcagaaaagtgtctGTTTAGtataaatttatacaaattaattagtatgaaaatgtaaattttttatggAGTCGCACCCTCAAATATCACCCCCCATTGGGGGATCAGCAAATCattctaaaatgtacaaatgagttCAAATTCATgtgaattagccgctaaatcaaaaagttacaaattgtcgTCAGATTGCATTGGTTTATCCCTACAGTTTTAGATGTCTGGTAAGTTCTTTTACAAAACGTACAACAagccatttttttgttgttgtttgttgtgtaATTTCAGGTTTCGATCTTAAAAATGACTGTATGAATGCTAAACAAACCAACACTAGCTTTATTAGCAGCCTGGCCTCACGAGAAAAAgttagtattttacgttttgtcagtttagtggcgttAGAGTTCAGTTGTGcgaaatgtacgattttaaaaaggaggcatggcacccaaccccacccctaaacccaaacatcattgggggatgagcaaatggtactaaattgtacgaattagatcatacgaattcatatgaattagccactaaattattaGTTGGATTATTCCCTTACATACTCTaaccccagagatgggttgcacctggacgggcatcagctgcgtaaaacatatgctggataagttggcggttcattccgctgtgccgaccccagattaatggggtctaagccgaaaagaaaatgaatgaatgaatactctaACCAAGTGTGAATGCACCATTTTTTTGTCACTTAAGAAAAGAATTAAAGTTAGAATTGGTTAACATCGACTTACATGAGGATCTTGAACTGGCCAAAGCTGATTGTTCTGTTGTCCCATATTCTCATAGCGTAAGATGCCATCATTCTTATCGAAGAGCAAATCGAGTAGTTCTATCCCCTCACCGCCCTATGAGACAGTcaatatatttgcttttatttcacATGCTGTCAGTGGGAATCAATGGAAAATACAAGACAGAAAATGGATGGAAGCTGTGAAAATTGTTGAAAGCGAGCAAAGATTGAAACAAGAAGGAAAGATAACTTTGACATTTTTCTGAACTTTGCTCTGTATGAGATATTACCCAGGCAGGGTAGATAACATACGCTAGATCTAATACACATTTTTTCATCTGAAATGAACGTGAAATTCTGAACATTAGGACTTACCTGATCTGAATAGTGCTCCATTGCTGTGACACTCCAAATAATCCTTGAAAAAAACGTCAAAAATTGGACAAAACCCAAATATCTGTCTTGACTCTGTCTGTGTCCCTCTGCTCACCCAGGACAAAGTACGAACTCCAACGCAACAGTCAGGTCATCATTCTCTGGTCTACTTTTGATTGGCTGTTCTTTGTTAGGATGTaagataaaaacataaataaaaatgggAGAACACCATCAAGAATTGGTCTATTTTGAATTTCAACCAAACATTAACACTTCTGTTGTGGTAGTTTGTACTGACTAGTTACCTTCAGCATTCAGATTGTCGACTTTAGTAGTGAGACTCAAGTCAGATGAGGTTAAGTGCATTAAAAGAGTACCCTGAAAATCAAAAAATGATGGCGGAAACTTTTTTGTTTGAACACAGCTAGAACAAGGTATAATTTTTGCAGATTTTATTCTGACAGTCTATGCCATTTCTCCTCTTAGCCTGAGGAAAATCTACCCTCAAAGTCACTTCAACAACGATTCAGTGCACTTCCAAATAAGGGATACAGGTGTTTGTTATGGGACAACACCTAATCCATAGTTCAAAGGTCATATTTTCCTTTTCTGTCTGAGGTAATTTGACCTTTACACAGTTTTGATAATGCTGATGACAATGCAACAATGAATATtgaaataatgatgatgattcattttaaaataaatgttgtgaaatcatttttatttgtctttttactACTTTTAAAAGCATATTGTTTGTATCCTGTTCTTAACATCTGAGCTTTGAgtcatttttattgtaatatatttttacattactctgaCTTCATATTAAGGTTAAAATAGTTTTGCACAttaaaatgagcttttattttgatatcatttgaaaatttgctgtacatttcagtttagttttagttcattagttttagttttactttttacaAATACTTAGTTTCAGATTTAGTAATTCTCGTTTACCAGAGTTATCAGATCACATTTAGTGTACACCAGAGCAAAGTTTAGTGTTTGCACAGCTTGCAATAACACTTACCTTTTTTTGAACAGACACTGAATCCAAAACCATATACAAATGCAACGAAAAGTAGTCACAATTCAGACAATCTTTTTCATATAAAAGATCATGTATAGGCAATTAAATATGCCAATATTACTTTTTTTGGTTAGAAGTTAGAACACGTTTTATGCTTAAATAgaaaattgtttttgttgttttgactgATGTGTTTTGCTGTAAAAGCACTATCTACCAAACTTagtttagtatttgtttttaattatcgtgattgttttattatttaagttaACAAAAATTAGATTTTTACCAATAGTGTATAATTTTAGCATCAGACTGATTCGGTTtgatttagggtgttttcacacctgccttatttagttcggttgaatccaGTGTAGCTAacttagcgacttttcagacccctttaaggacaaatttttaaaaagcgaCCAGCGACTTTtttgtgttactggagatttttagacTTATGTGTCCATATTACCATTCCTACTCTTCTCAACAAGCTGTGGGTGATGCCGTCGGCCCCTCCCCCACCTTAGAGCCCTGACAGGCGGCCCAGTCCTAGTAaagcagtctctcccacctgcagatCACCCCTCTGCGTACCGATGGCTAATGATTTAGCACGATGAGTATTTCGCTTGTACAGTCAAAGTGATCTGCCTCTCctatgtcttaaatttaacaatttaatttggccgtttattcttttcttgttcacaatcacagatattttagtgacagttttaggacttgtctgagtttattatgtctgagagattactgcaaattcactacacatctaaactgatatactgtattcaaaaaGCAATAAAATCTGTCAAATTGACTTGCATACATAAAGCATAGTGctaatataaatacccctttattaaccataggctgttaaacggAAATGGCTGGACGTGATGGCATCAGTAAGATGCAAATTGATGTATGACGTAAGATAGCAACTTTTCGGGCAGAGCATAGCGCCTTTTCTTTGAAAATAGTTGGTAACACTGGCtgaatcacactagagttcgttttccctcttggtgcggttcgtttgggcaggtgtaaaTATAGTAATCGCATTCGAATGCATACCAAAAGTGTACCAAAAAAGTGTatcgagacctccttgaagaggagccaactgcaaaaagtactgcgcctttttggactagTCCAACTGCTGTAGTCcgatgcgctgtcccatcttatgggctgtggaggaaaaatatttgttgacagtgctttaccagcaattttaaacagagagagagcaggaaaaacattacctgatgaatcattggtaatatttctggaagatgaccatgtcgcagtttagctaaattaatttacgcctcctcctgaagtgacttgcgatgcgccttcgccgtttgtaatacattaaaacattttccaGCGGCCAGCCgcacttcattctcgaaatgtataatttgtctaaagtgatgtatacaaactatatagtatactatgatcagggatacaatcagccaacgcagtcgtccctccatagtaaaaagcgatattttgtgtctgctggtttgtttacttgcaggagttccattggcattttcctgcacgttaattctgaccaatcgaaaagttCGTTTCAACTGGTTCACCCAAAGCAATCAGTCTTGTGTGACAAGTACCtaaaaacggcagaaaaatgttaaaatgtatcatttgttgcccttgatctggaccaaatgaaccgaaccacagatgtcaAAGCACCTTTTCAGATTGATTTCAGTGTAATTATTAAACTAAAGTTTATCCATTACAGTGTCATTACATTACGGTGTTTACCAGACTTCACTGTAACATATGACTTCACTGTATTTATTTCAGAACTATACAGACGTTCGCATCCTGCTCTTGGCGCCAAACGCTGTTTTAAATGAAGCAGGAATCTATCATCTTATAGGGCACATTGTATCTCCTCTTCAAGAAAAACATCACCATCTATTCTTATATTAAGACCTTTTCATCACTTGCCACATAAAACTTTGAGGCTGAACAGTTCCGTCCAACTTTAAAGCTACCGTGATTTACAGATGAATCATCTATTGTGTGGGCTGAGCTTTAGAAAAATATTTTCTCATTCTCAAAGGAATCTATCTTGCACCAACCTGACTTTGTTGAAATTTACTGAAGCCGTTTCTTTGCTTACTGTTCGTAAGCAAGCGCGGTTTCAGTCATCCATTACATTGTGCTGTCATTTGTATGCAGGGAAACTTTAAACAGGCATTAATGGCACCGCTGGATTTAGATAAGTCCACTGTGCTTACTCACCATCAAAGTTAGCAGCGTCAGGCACACGGTTCAAAGCATCAGCTGCCGTTTTACAAAGCAATCACGTACTGCTCCACTAGAGACATAATTAGAAGGCAGGAATTCCAACATGGAGTTTCAATTTCAGGGAATATTTGAAGGAAAACTCAAGGACAGATCGTTATCCTGGATGCTTTCTCCCTCTTttgctttaaaggggacctattatgcaaaaatcacttttataaggggtttaaatacagttgtgtggcaacactGTGTGAATATATTCAGCCAATAATGATACAAATTAATCAATTATATtcgttataatcacacttgattaaaacagtctgcagaaacactttgattgacattctctctttgtacgtgtcatcagagggtaAAAGCctgttcgttcttccgaggtaacttggcaagaacgGTGTCCACAAGAACATGAGTCCGTTCTCAGCGTTATTATAATTGTGGAGTTTTAGGATTGCACAACTGAACACTGTAGTCTCCACagactgccttcttctgagacacctctttcattttcacattttcagtCTTCTTTTGAGAATTTTGATATTTATTGACAGATATAAGCGGAGATTTGAAAGGCCTGCAAATTCACAATTGCTATGTTGGAAATAATCTCAATTTAGAGAATGAGTCGGAATTTAGATTCCAAGATTTCAATAAAATTTTAAGTGTATAGACATCACAACTCACAACTTTGATCAATTATGTAAtaattttgagggtttttttccaAGATTAAAAAGTCAcactttaatattgttatttaatcCCAAGAGGGAAGCATCCCTTGATGTCTCGGGTGCAGCAGACTCAGCAGGAAAAAAAACTTTGCCATTCCATCCTTCTCTTAGTCACAAACAAAGCCCCAAGAAACTTGAAAACACTACTTGAGCAAAACCCTAACATGCTTACTCCTAATCTTGGGCCAGGACTTTCCTCTAACCTGGAAATGGCAAGCCTCCTTTTTTTGGTTGAccttggacttggaggtgctgattctcattctTGCCACACTCCTCAGCGTGTACAGGGATCAAGTCTGCCTTATTGCCTTATTGGTCATACAGAGAccagacagcccttaacagagagTCTTATACCACATATTTACAAAGCACCTGCCACAGAATGTCATGAGGGACACGATTGAATGCCTAGTCAATGAGGCACATGTGGGCTGGTCAAGGGAACTCTCAGAAGCTCTCAAGCACCCTAGAGAGgatatagagctggtccagtgtaagTCCTGGACAAAAACTAAATTGTTCCTCCTAAAGTTCAACTATCAGCCAGATTCTCCTCTTTAATAGCCTGGCATAGGCCTTTCTAGGGAGGCTGCGGAGTGTAATCCATGTGTAGTTGGAACATGCCTTTCTTAAAAATGGAGACCACCACCCTAATTTCCCAGCCATCATCCTCAATGCCCATGCGATTTTGTAGAGGCGTGTCAACCAAAACAACCCCACCACATCCAGAGATGTGGATCTCAGGGTGGATCTCATCCATACCTTGCTGCCTTGCCACTGCAGAGCTTTATGACTACAGGCCTCAGTATACTTCAAGTTATTTTTCATTCTTTATATGGGGGGTGACTTGGTGTCAGGGGTGAGGTGTGtgaataacacagttgagaacAGGGTACGTAACTGTATTATgtgtaaccccgctggtcctacaccacccaacccgctctgagcagGTATTGAACCGGCGACCCTCCGCATGGGATtcagttgctctaccaaggaggctaaagatcattgactctagcgtctgtcgctagagcacctttagaggtcaggggagtgaggtttacctgcacagcacttactagctggcctccgttacactcacccccctaaatctCACACCCATccaggtcatggcaccaatgaaACCtcaccggtcctacaccacccaacccgctccgagctggtatcgaactggCAAccctccgcatgggagtcggttgctctaccaaggagtctaaagaccatggcctctagcgtctgtagctagagcacctttagaggtcagaggagtgagtttaacttgcacagcacttactagctggcctccattacatatGCACCGGGTTTTGGGCGGCTGCTGCGATCGCATACTATACCAAAGTCAGCGACCCGGGGGTGAtccagactgtaccaaaaagcttaAGAACTGGGGATGGGGTGTTGGGGGTTGGTGGAGTGAAATTACGGGtattttccaggagaaataacaaaacgggagggtggcgggagatgtgTCAGAAATACGGGAAGCTCTCAGgtaaaacgggagtgttggcaggtatcgTTTAGGAGCCAAAAGGAATTCCCACAAAAGTTAGCTTTGGTGAGCTGTTTCAAACGGACAGAAAGAACTCAAAGCAAACTTTGTTTTGTCCAAAAGGAAAGTTAAATTACATAATTTCAGTTTGttctttggttttatttttaatacagtaGTTAGcatttgaagtagatcaaaaaacatttttatttgtcttaAAACAAGAATAGATGTTATTCAATAGTTTTACAACAGACAAATTTGATGAACAATAATCCACTGCAATTGTTGACTACCAGACCCTTACCTGTGACTTTAGTTTGGGTGATGGACAAAATGCTatttaatcataaaaatatagacatttattataaatactaGCAGCAGCGGTTTCTAGACAATTACCTCTAATATGCATTAGCAACATTTAGGCATGGGactaaaaaacagtttttaaggtATACGTGTTGTGGAAATGTCAAGGATataaaaccgccaaaatgttctgctataccattcctacaatacatgtaagattttttgtttttatttttaggacaataaagcagaaaagatatccaaagatgctattTAAAATTGTGAAGaagtcagtgtttttgaaacgaataaagacagcagaagtctacAAGAAGAataatttgaattattcagccttacatgtttactgctccaaaatatttgaaatgtttctcaaaataaaatatattgtgttcaatgtggAAAATTATTGgtttttacctagacatttaaaaaaaaaaaacatattttagagcagtaatcacaatactgtgaaaccatattttttatcaaagattatcatactgtcagaatcccATACCAGCCCATGCCAAGCAACATTTTAGATTTTACAGATAGAACATGAAGTtaaaactgtgactcaaaactTAATGACTAAAACTGTTTTTTTACCTTTATACTAAACTGACAAACACAAGTAAGtattaataaaatgtgcaatGTGTCATACACACAAGTACAAAACATAACTGCACAGTATATTGTATAtgacaataaaaaacacaattgAATGTACTTTGTTTGCTACTTGATATTATAAgattatttaaggtttacatttTCAAGATTAGAAAAAAaggtttatattcatatttactataatattgcaTGAAATCTTCAGTTTTTTCACAGTATGGAACTTACCATtaaccaagttttttttttttttctgtagcacATCTATAGTCGTTTACTGTCAAAAATCCAACCACTTTTTAAAGTGGAGCACGACAGCACTTATATACCCAGTGGCACTGAAAAGTACTTAACTAAGCTCAAGCGACAGCAGCCAACATGCCTTGAATGCACagactggaaaaaaaatatatatatatttttcagttcaattcatttaTTGACTGATACTTTCTTGCCACTCAGACAGAGGTTTGAAGGCTCATGCGCCTGACCAAGTTGCTCTTTTCTGTCAGTTTGATTTCATCGCTAGACAGACTGATGGTGTCCAATTGTGTCACTGTCACAAACCGTCTGTTCTCGGTTCGGTTCAGAATAGTTGTTTTCAATGACCTCGTGACCTTGACTTCGTTTTTTTCCCCGCCGTACATTGTAGTGTAGAGAGCACAAACACCTTTGTGTACCACTGTTCTCCACTTTACATGCAGTCCGCGTGGGCGCCGTAGCCATCTGGATGTACATCGCCTGTAACCTGTTGAGAAAAGCCTGCAAGACAAACAGAAATAGAGCACTaagtgtttagaaatgaaacattCCCCCTCTGAAGTGCAAAATCTGTCATTATATTTGAGAGCATGCATCAGGCTGCTCTTGTGCCTTTGGCTTCAAATCAAATGCTTGTCCCTTGCCAAACCATGCTGAATCACATATTCAGTCAAAGTCTAACATATTGTTTATCTAGCAGATTTAATGCTTGTAGGATTAGTTATATGGCTGCCACTCAATATGAATCTTGCATCCGCGTTAGTCATTTTAAAGTGATAGAACAAACAATATATTCAAGAATATTAAACGTgctcatttaaaaatgtactcataatatattttctttctgttgaacacaaaagaagatattttgaaaaatgttataataattaaataaaatactatggatgtcaatagctaccagtttccaacatttctcaaaatatcttcttttgtgttcaccagaataaagaaactcaaacaggtttgtgacaagtgaaagggttagtaaattatgacaggtttttatttttgggagaactatcccttaaaatgtGAAAGGAGTGCAATAtgccatagatatatatatactagatatcgcatacggaccctgagcattcGTCagtagcgccgccacatttgtacagtgctcccaggacaaatgtcattcaaccgcactagtctaCCACAAAGCCAATGTGAAAATGCTGGACTTTGGCGCTGCGTACAGGCAGAACATTCCATAAATCAGATTTcgtttttacgtttttgtatgttacaaacttctGTGCTCAATAAGTTACGTTACtgttgataatacagtctcttactgcccTGACCATaagcaaagtagcaccaactcgcactaaatactaggcttatgctagttttgttgaataaaatattgaaGGCTacgtgaacgagtcgttcataacggggattcatttactaacgaatcactccctccgttagaatgagaagtgaaagcaggagagggggtgtgcttcaggacatggattagatcaaatttaacagggaaggaaaataatacatttccatgcacacaaacgcaTGCTCTTTGTCGACAATGTCTGTGCACTCACTTATCCATCAacatagaaaagtgatgtaaaattataattttcgtaattgaaaaaaatatttgcatagtgACCACAAGAAAAACTCCCGATCATGGACATATGCATATATGTGGATCTCAGGCTCTAGATGGCCAGTGCACCTTGGTCCTACATTCatgcggctctattgacgcattcgtTCCAATAAACTACAATAGCATAGGTGACgtctaatgtaaatatttatggcAATGTGCAAGTATTTCTAAGATGATTAAATTGTCCAAAAGAATTGCTAAATCTATACCATGACTGTAACATAAACACTCTGAAAAATGATATGGTTGGATTTACATTCAGACATTTTTGTCCATCTGGTCATTGATAAAACGTTCACAGCCAATCAATGCCTATAAAGCACATGCACATGATGTCACCTTTTTCACAAAAATGCATTCTTGTAGTTTATAAAAGATCATAGCCGGATACTA encodes the following:
- the creb3l3a gene encoding LOW QUALITY PROTEIN: cyclic AMP-responsive element-binding protein 3-like protein 3-A (The sequence of the model RefSeq protein was modified relative to this genomic sequence to represent the inferred CDS: inserted 2 bases in 2 codons; deleted 1 base in 1 codon), with translation MEHYSDQGGEGIELLDLLFDKNDGILRYENMGQQNNQLWPVQDPHMMIPAQGNEDFFNALIGGSDSVSGSPVWSPSHSDSGISEDPHSDHIDSPPPNASPPMEPRIVVSQTQHSLNTNFPFDFNGWETGFFPDQAGGTQRASETPQAQPATGFSLTVKDLLLSGTPEPAVKVSQQSYQELILTEDEKRLLAKEGMTLPNQFPLTKYEERILKKIRRKIRNKQSAQESRKKKKEYIDGLESRMAACSAHNHELQRKVFQLEKCNISLMEQLRRLQALVMNGSNKPVQAGTCILVLLLSFTLILLPNLKPFTDTKVSQHGDFSPMRVQSRSLHNLQSSRVLRTLDHPYSVTENSKILPRFPEDKTMEEIASLXGRLHRKPQFTEYDPESHXHSFDQHDEHHHGDPITGHVATVTLNPRRGSRHSPHADDM